In Streptomyces puniciscabiei, a single genomic region encodes these proteins:
- a CDS encoding lipopolysaccharide biosynthesis protein: protein MTAPGAAPPATTGAPARSTVAAAARGGFWGAMGSATNAVFAFLLVGLITRAVGAQGAGAIFTGVAVFTIASNVCKLGADTGLVRFLPGDLALNGGRSVGSLLRMAVLPAVAAATATAAVLLYPGVATTLLPHLPRADALALIRFFGLVLPAATVSLVLLGATQGYGTVVPFVSVEQIGKPVLRVLIAVPVAYWAPGLLSLAAAWLLPALAGLLAAWLGLRRCRTPRSTAAPVGDPAVSWREFWAFAAPRAVSSVFDISAVWVGVILLSALATDAEAGIYTAIGRVVTAGTLLQLAVRLAVAPQLSRLLAVGETAEAQHLHRVSTCWIVLFSWPLFVLIAGFPRTVLAVFGPEFTQGAPALVVLCAAAVVNVAVGNAQTVLLMAGKSTWHLACTAAAFAVQLTVGLLAVPRWGILGAAVSWGAAVVVENLSAALLVGLRLGFTTVAAGYTRALGVAAAVSVVLAGVRTLSGDTPSGLAYSLTIGMFVFGTFLWRYRTPLGVSELAQVLRRRTA from the coding sequence ATGACGGCGCCCGGGGCGGCCCCTCCTGCCACCACCGGGGCTCCTGCCCGCAGCACGGTCGCCGCCGCCGCCCGGGGCGGGTTCTGGGGCGCGATGGGCTCCGCGACGAACGCCGTGTTCGCCTTCCTGCTGGTCGGCCTGATCACTCGGGCGGTCGGAGCCCAGGGGGCCGGGGCGATCTTCACGGGTGTCGCCGTGTTCACCATTGCCAGCAACGTCTGCAAGCTCGGCGCCGACACCGGGCTCGTCCGCTTTCTCCCCGGGGATCTCGCCCTCAACGGCGGCCGCTCGGTGGGCTCCCTGCTGCGCATGGCGGTCCTCCCGGCGGTGGCCGCCGCCACGGCGACCGCCGCCGTGCTGCTGTACCCCGGTGTGGCCACGACGCTCCTGCCGCACCTGCCGCGCGCCGACGCGCTCGCCCTGATCCGGTTCTTCGGCCTGGTCCTGCCGGCTGCCACGGTCAGCCTCGTCCTGCTGGGCGCCACGCAGGGCTACGGCACGGTGGTGCCGTTCGTCTCCGTGGAACAGATCGGCAAGCCCGTGCTCCGGGTGCTGATCGCAGTGCCCGTGGCGTACTGGGCGCCCGGCCTGCTGTCCCTGGCGGCGGCCTGGCTGCTGCCGGCACTGGCCGGGCTGTTGGCCGCATGGCTGGGCCTGCGCCGCTGCCGGACTCCCCGGTCCACGGCGGCACCCGTGGGCGACCCCGCTGTGTCCTGGCGGGAGTTCTGGGCCTTCGCCGCGCCTCGCGCGGTGTCCTCCGTCTTCGACATCAGCGCGGTCTGGGTCGGGGTCATCCTCCTGTCGGCGCTGGCCACCGACGCCGAGGCGGGCATCTACACGGCCATCGGCCGCGTGGTCACCGCGGGCACCCTCCTCCAGCTCGCCGTCCGCCTGGCCGTCGCGCCCCAGCTCAGCCGGCTCCTCGCCGTCGGTGAGACCGCCGAGGCCCAGCACCTGCACCGCGTCTCGACCTGCTGGATCGTCCTGTTCTCCTGGCCGCTGTTCGTCCTGATCGCCGGCTTTCCGCGCACCGTCCTCGCCGTGTTCGGGCCGGAGTTCACGCAAGGAGCGCCTGCGCTCGTCGTCCTGTGCGCCGCGGCCGTCGTCAATGTGGCGGTCGGCAACGCCCAGACCGTGCTCCTCATGGCCGGCAAGAGCACGTGGCACCTGGCCTGCACCGCCGCGGCGTTCGCCGTGCAGCTCACCGTGGGCCTCCTCGCCGTGCCCCGGTGGGGGATCCTCGGCGCAGCCGTCTCCTGGGGTGCGGCCGTCGTCGTCGAGAACCTCTCGGCCGCCCTGCTGGTCGGGCTGCGCCTCGGCTTCACGACCGTGGCCGCCGGTTACACACGCGCCCTCGGTGTCGCCGCGGCCGTTTCGGTGGTGCTGGCAGGTGTGCGCACCCTGTCGGGTGACACACCGTCAGGACTCGCCTACAGCCTGACTATCGGAATGTTCGTATTTGGTACTTTCCTGTGGCGATACCGCACGCCGCTGGGAGTGAGCGAGCTGGCCCAGGTGCTGCGCCGTCGCACCGCTTGA
- a CDS encoding NAD-dependent epimerase/dehydratase family protein, whose product MHKQVDAVVAGGGGFIGGHLVGALLAQGLTVRSVDIKPRHKWYQVHEDAENVIADLSLLDSAREGVQGARQVYMLAADMGGMGFIENNKTACMMSVLTSTHMLQAAHEAGAERYFYSSSACVYAAGKQTDPDVTALKEEDAYPAQPEDGYGWEKLFSERMCRHYAEDYGFTTRVARYHNVYGPHGTWAGGREKAPAAVCRKVAEAVLSGDHRIEIWGDGQQTRSFMYIDDCLHGTQMIMHGNSGAPVNLGSSELVTINQLVDIVEEIAGIRCERDYRCDAPQGVRGRNSDNTMIREIYGWEPSIPLVSGLERTYAWVYDQVKRSQG is encoded by the coding sequence ATGCACAAGCAGGTAGACGCCGTCGTAGCCGGTGGTGGGGGATTCATCGGCGGGCACCTCGTGGGCGCCCTGCTGGCCCAGGGGCTGACGGTCCGCTCCGTCGACATCAAGCCCCGGCACAAGTGGTACCAGGTCCACGAGGACGCCGAGAACGTGATCGCGGACCTGTCGCTCCTGGACAGCGCACGCGAGGGCGTCCAGGGGGCCCGGCAGGTGTACATGCTGGCCGCGGACATGGGCGGCATGGGCTTCATCGAGAACAACAAGACCGCGTGCATGATGTCGGTGCTCACCAGCACCCACATGCTGCAGGCCGCCCACGAGGCCGGTGCCGAGCGCTACTTCTACTCCTCCTCCGCGTGCGTCTACGCCGCTGGCAAGCAGACGGACCCGGACGTCACCGCGCTGAAGGAGGAGGACGCGTACCCGGCGCAGCCGGAGGACGGCTACGGCTGGGAGAAGCTCTTCTCGGAGCGCATGTGCCGGCACTACGCGGAGGACTACGGGTTCACCACCCGCGTCGCCCGCTACCACAACGTCTACGGCCCGCACGGCACGTGGGCCGGCGGCCGTGAGAAGGCCCCGGCGGCGGTGTGCCGCAAGGTGGCCGAGGCCGTGCTCTCGGGTGACCACCGGATCGAGATCTGGGGCGACGGGCAGCAGACCCGTTCGTTCATGTACATCGACGACTGCCTGCACGGCACGCAGATGATCATGCACGGGAACAGTGGGGCACCGGTCAACCTCGGCTCCTCGGAGCTGGTGACCATCAATCAGCTCGTCGACATCGTCGAGGAGATCGCGGGCATCCGCTGCGAGCGCGACTACAGGTGCGACGCTCCCCAGGGCGTCCGCGGCCGCAACTCCGACAACACCATGATCCGTGAGATCTACGGCTGGGAACCCTCGATCCCCCTGGTCAGCGGCCTGGAGCGGACCTACGCCTGGGTCTACGACCAGGTGAAGCGCTCGCAGGGCTGA
- a CDS encoding glycosyltransferase family 4 protein has product MRIFVHDYSGHPFQAQLSRELAHRGHAVVHSTCAAYLSGKGDLAADVAGLRFATIGERTVLRKQAYVHRLFQETRLGIELARQVGRERPDVALLSNLPIPVLTVTAAVLKRLRIPWVLWHQDITAVALESFAAADVAGAMGVAAKVFGAGEKWAARQAAAIVVIADSFVEVHRRWGTADKVTVIPNWAPLDEIVPVTRDNSWSQEQRLSGVKTLLYAGTLGLKHNPVLLVQLVERLRRRGERVRLVVVNEGPAVPVLEEAAAARGVELTLLPFQPYRRLPEVLGTGDVLVVLLEGDAGMFSVPSKTLSYLCAGRPVLGLMPADNLAARLLHQAGSAVFPPQESSLDDAADWVRDVLSDSELAASLGKQSRVLAEGEFALEGSASRFEDILRAVSGAAAR; this is encoded by the coding sequence ATGAGGATCTTCGTTCACGACTACAGCGGTCATCCCTTCCAAGCCCAGCTCAGCCGGGAGCTGGCACACCGCGGGCACGCGGTGGTCCACTCGACCTGCGCGGCCTATCTCAGCGGCAAGGGTGACCTCGCGGCCGACGTCGCCGGCCTGCGCTTCGCCACCATCGGAGAGCGCACGGTGCTGAGAAAGCAGGCCTATGTGCACCGGCTCTTCCAGGAGACCCGGCTGGGCATCGAACTGGCCCGGCAGGTCGGACGTGAGCGGCCCGACGTGGCGCTGCTGTCCAACCTGCCCATCCCGGTCCTCACCGTGACCGCGGCGGTCCTGAAACGGTTGCGCATCCCCTGGGTGCTGTGGCACCAGGACATCACCGCGGTCGCCCTCGAGAGCTTCGCCGCCGCCGACGTCGCGGGCGCGATGGGCGTCGCGGCGAAGGTGTTCGGGGCCGGCGAGAAGTGGGCGGCCCGCCAGGCCGCGGCCATCGTGGTGATCGCCGACTCCTTCGTCGAGGTCCACCGCCGGTGGGGCACCGCCGACAAGGTCACCGTGATCCCCAACTGGGCGCCGCTGGACGAGATCGTCCCCGTGACCAGGGACAACTCATGGTCGCAGGAGCAGCGGCTGAGTGGCGTGAAAACCCTGCTCTACGCCGGCACGCTCGGCTTGAAGCACAATCCCGTCCTGTTGGTGCAGCTGGTGGAGCGCCTGCGCCGGCGGGGCGAGCGGGTGCGTCTCGTCGTCGTCAACGAGGGCCCGGCCGTGCCCGTCCTCGAGGAGGCCGCCGCCGCCCGCGGGGTCGAGCTGACGCTGCTGCCCTTCCAGCCCTACCGGCGGCTGCCGGAGGTACTGGGCACGGGCGACGTGCTCGTCGTCCTGCTCGAAGGGGACGCCGGGATGTTCTCGGTCCCGTCGAAGACCCTGTCCTACCTGTGCGCCGGGCGTCCGGTGCTCGGTCTGATGCCCGCCGACAACCTGGCCGCCCGACTGCTGCACCAGGCCGGCTCGGCGGTCTTCCCGCCGCAGGAGTCCTCGCTGGACGACGCCGCCGACTGGGTCCGGGACGTCCTGTCCGACTCGGAACTCGCCGCGTCCCTGGGCAAGCAGAGCCGTGTCCTGGCCGAGGGCGAGTTCGCTCTGGAGGGTTCTGCCTCTCGTTTCGAGGACATCCTCAGGGCGGTGTCCGGCGCTGCGGCGCGCTGA